ggTGTGTCCCAATTAGTAATATGTTGAAATGAACCCAAAGGTACCCAGATGGTCTACTATTTccagtaaaaaaattaagttgaagCCCTACACATTACAtgtagaaaaaaacaacaacaataggaAACATCACAGAATTTGTAAtagttttactggttataaagtgaattgtattattttatagaaaCTGTAATCCCTGTGGGTCCCTACTGGTAATTTGTCGCCTtgtattggtggcttgttaaaaccaataaatcctaagGGGATATGGCCCAAAACGCACTACaggaaaccattttttttaatggttgtttatttatttaattaatttaatttctgtgatggtttctttTTTCCCAGCAGGGAACTTGTTAATATGTGGACATGTTTCATTAATTCGTCCCTTTAAAGAACAATTAGTATAATGGGGCCacgatttttaaataaaatggaataaaatcttaattcttaatttaatttctgtgatggtttctttTTTCCCAGCAGGGAACTTGTTAATATGTGGACACGTTTCATTAATTCGTCCCCTTTAAGGAACAATTAGTATAATGGGGCCACGATTTAACTAAAATtgaataaattcttaatttgtgacaatgtattttatgtttttattttacgtTTGTTATAAATTGTTGAATAGCATGGAAATCCATTTACTTGATGTTAACTTGATTGTCTGCTTCATTTCCACTTTAAACTTCCATTCTTTTGTGATAAATAAAGAaagcatacactgtaaaaatgaaacaagcTCACAATTCTTATTCATGTCCAGGCCTCCATACAAATAAACCTGACTGCCTTTGCCTAACAAGCACAAACTGTGTTAatattgaatgtgaatggcagGACAGCCAACACCGTAATGTCACAGGTTTTAGTACTGCAAGACACGGTGACGttgctacaaaagattttttttaaatggtttatttatgatttattatatataataatatttatctaTGATTTATTATGGAATTGTTTATTAGagtgaaaatgtatttactaaATGTTAACTTGACTGACTGCTTCAGTTGCACTTTGAGTTGTCAAATGGTCACGTTAAAATGAGCCACACCTATGGAATATTTTACTTCCGTTCTTTCAGGGTAAAGTGTTAGTTAGTGCTCCGCTCATCCCTATTTTAAGGTAAGATTTTTAatctgttaataataataataattattattattattattattattcttgttCGTGATTAATATATTCCATGACCGCAGGCCTCAGATAATTACAAAATAGATCTTCATAgaccatttttaaaaaggttcaTACAGGAACCTTAAAAATAGGCCAGGTTCTAATATGAACCCTCTTACCACAACAGAACCTGTAAGTTTAATGCTGAGCCTTCTTGTTTGGCTCAAAGAGTTTTTTCAaaggttaaattttttttctaagaGTACTATATCCTAAATCTTAATATTTATCCCGAACTTCGAATTTGGCCACCGACAAATGAATTTGTTTGATCATGGTGTTGATATTTAGAGATTTTTATGGTACAAATTTAGATACTTACTGATATAAAGGTATATTTGCAAAATAGATTTGCATGATGAagagtatattttaaatttgatagtGTGTGTATAAGCTAGTTTCAAGATAAAGGAAAATTTATTATAGACCAGAATGAAACTGAACATTGTTAATATCAAAACTGTAAGATTTATTAATCTATTTTGGGATGCTTGAGTACTACCATCCTTTAAGTATAAAAGATAGTGAAGACACTATTTCAGGAAATGAGTCCACAGTAAACtggtaaaaaagaaagaaaaaaaggtgaGGTGTCAAACAAATATAGTCACGATTTCATCATTTATATAGTACTATTATATACTATTACCTAATATATTATGTCTGAAATCCAGTTAATGAAATCCATAAAACTTTTCTAAATATTATGGCAATTCATTATTATATGGCAAATACAGatattatcaaataaaatataaactttaCTAATGCACGGTTTGATCTTAGTAATTCATGTTTAAAGTTACCCTCTAGTGCAGATCCCTGATAAAGCCAAATCCAAACATGTATGTAAATACAAACATATTAGGTGTAAAGTAAGTAATTAAGTCTcagatcagtgcaaaagaacAATATATACTCCATATAGGCCAGGCAATTGAACACTATTTTTGAGGCAGCCATATAATTCagagatttataaaaaaaaaaaaaaaaaaatcaagaaatctCTACGTCAGTCCAATAGGAAGGCAGGTCTCTGGTAATCAAACAGGCTGAAGTCTCCCTGGTAGCTAGCGTAGAGCCGGCGGACATCTCGTTGGCCGATTCCAGTAAAATAGCGTTCCACCTTGGTGCGGTTGTAGCGGGTTATCCCTGGTGGGATATTGGGGTATGACACTAGGTCAGCAATACCAGCAGCTTTTAGAATATAAGGAGCATCACGCTCCAGAGTCTCATGGTGACCCACAACATTGTAGGAAATATCACAAGGAGCACACAGCTCAGCATATGTCAGCCAGTGAATAATGTGGTCACCAAACTGCCTGTCCAAGCGCTGTCGGCCTGACTTGTCGCCCAAATATCGTACAAAGTCTTCAAACTGAAGACCCACACTATCACTATCATCATGGTGACTCCTGCGATATTTGCGAATGATGGCTGGGGCAATGTCATGTTTGTACCAAGGTTCAAATCTTGGGTTCTTCACGAACTTGTCCTTGAAAGCAGATATTAGACGCTCAAATGGGTCTCTCACAATAAAGAACTTGAAATAAGAATTTAACCTGTGAAACAAACAATAACACAAAGTCAGAATAAGAGTATTAATATCAGACATGTAACAAATCATTCAACAATTTTACCTGCCATAAGTTTTGAAAATCTTAAATTAGAAAGTATGTACTAAGACCATGTCTAAATACTTATACTGATACTTATAATGataaattagaattaaaatgatgaaaacagaaaaaaaaacatgtatcttgaaaacaaatattacaattatattcTGAGAGAaggaaaatattatttgcattaaCCTTGCTTTTGTAATGTTTCAGAGCAGTTTTCCTACTTGTAAACATTGTCAAATATttataaaccatttttaaaaccCATGCCTAAAGGTCCTCTTTTCCTATTTATCTGTCACAAAGCAAGGTCTGACACAACAGGTAAGTGACAAACAAGATGGTTTATTGAAGGGAACTTGGGGAACAGGAACGAGAGTGGCAAAAGGCAGGTGAGTGAGCAAGATGTTATGGATTTCAGAGTGCTTAGCTGTGATCTTGATGCAGTGTCTTTCGTTTGCAGGTGGAAGGATAATCTTGGATCGGGTTTCTCAGGATTCGATGGAGGATCGTTGGAGAGTCCAAGGGGTAAGTATCGCAGGTAAGTCATACGATAGAGGGAGTCCAGACAGGGCTCCAGACAAAAAAATCGAGTAAGGAGCCATTGGCTCCAATAAGAAAAAACTTAGGcgccaaattattttttttaggtgccacagaataaacgcgttttatttatttgtttttttttaacattttgacatttcaatcatacagtcatgtgtttgtctactcttcttgactttatcagcattttaatccatcttgTAGATGACCTGGGAACTaaagttccctttcagtcggtcactccgagtcacatcgggtgaccgacgaattgggatcctgcttagagagaccaatccacttagagtgtaactaaacaagccaatgcacattggcacgCGATTATttcatccagctgccgctgatcacagcgtgagtataagtaggcagcagGAGCAGCGCATAttcagcttttcgcttcggagccgagcggtTACATCGTTCTGCTCCTGACTTCTGCTGACAAGTGACATGCGTTTCTGTATGCGGTCGTTACCTGGTGCCGGGTGATggtcacgatcgctgcctcaCGTGCCTGGGCAGTAAGCACGCTGGAGGTGGCGTTCGTGGATGAGTCCTCTTCTCAATGGGAAGGTGATCATCTCGGAGTTGCGGGCCAGGCTTCGTTACCTCGACAAAGGGGCGGAGCCCTGTTGCCTCTGCCTCGATCTGGTTCTCGTTCTGGCTGCAGACAGGCGAGGACTACTTCAGGCGGTGTAATCTGAGGATTACAGTGGTGGCAAACCCTCCAGGGAACCAACCCTCGAGGGACCATCGCTCCTCTTGCACTCCGAAACCAGTGAGCTGCCAATGGAACGTGCTGGCGGAGCGTACCAGCAGTATCCTTGGTGCTCCTTACTGATGACCGGATGTCGATCGCTACATTGGAGGGTGAGCCGGAGCTTCCTGGGGAATAAGATTCGGTTGCGCTGCTGCTCCGGCAGTGGCAATGCCTGAATCAAACCTGTAaacgacgtgactcggagtgaccgactgaaagggaacgtctcggttacatatgtaaccctcgttccccgaaggagggaacggagacgtcccGTTGCCACGgctgctgtaccaccgctgagcggctgggtcaccggctcggctcctcagcgaaaacctGAATATGAcctgcacctgctgcctacttatactcacgctgtgatcagcggcagctggatgcaataatcgcatgccaatgtgcattggcttgTTTAGTTACACtagaagtggattggtctctctaagcgagatcccaattcgtcggtcacctgacgtgacgtctccgttccctccttcagggaacgagggttacatgcgtaaccgagacgttcacTTAAAGTGAACTAAACGTCTTTTCcaacttgaaatatacagtcacaaagaattgtttattacacagaatctgTACCAATATCATGGACCATAAGAACCATTAGTAActgcaatttaataaatttaagttggtccaacttaaaataaagtgaacaacacattttcaaactgttatttgtcagtgtaactcagaattgtcaagttcacttaatgtatttaattatgcattaagttggcgctttaggagcaaaTATAGCGGCTTCTCCGAGATGGGTATAAACGGAGGTTGGAGCCAGCTCCAAATGGGTGGGACTTGTTAATATTCCCTacactagggctgcacgatatattgcatTCCATTGTCATaagcatctcgtcagtaaagccggttctgtgattagcggtaaatctccatcacctgttttcaaatggagcggcatttaatacacagagccgtagtttaCCGACAAGCTACGACaagtgatggagatttaccgctaatcacggaaccggctttactgacgagatgcgcatgacaattgcatgcaatatatcgtgcagccctaccctacaccaaactcatatttattcaatgtcatcattgccttttgaagtttaatccagctGTATCGCGGTTCTTGTCTTTCaatccccaactgtaagacctcttgaaattataattaagacttttcttataccatttaacatatttaaaactttttatacaAGTAAATtgagagtttttaaggacccaccGTATTTAAGTTAGTCCGTTGGGcagggcagtgatacattttggtagcccaacTCGAAAACGCAATAGCCCCGCGATTTTTGCGAGccctgggtttcctcaattttctAAAAAGTCAACTGatcgctttttacagtgttagttTGGGCTCCTCCTCAATGCATCCTATAGAAATGTTGTCAAATCTCACACATCCAGTCGGTTTTTGCACTTTTTAATCAtgtagacaagaggttaagtaaaaatattaatatgcaagagcgaataaatatagcaaaatgctcctctttataataatttttctagctgactgatGGGCTTATGGCTGGCCAGTGGTTAGGTATTGTTACGtggcattgtttacaagctttaCAAGATTTCCAGTTTGACACGGAATGAgtgattacatgagacatttcaataagtgtaggctctcttataaaatagcctacctttttgatattaattcacattcatttcatactATAATAAAGATATAATGGGTTCacttgccgcttgaactgaggcgctaaagCTATTGCGCCTGCCGCATTAAAGAGCGCCAaaaccttatttattttatgaattttgttatgaatttggcagaatgttaaagctgatactttgtttattaaaaagtaacaaagcttATTGTGATTACTGGACGGCAAGTGTGCTGCAAACAGGCTAATATGAAGTTCACGCGTTTACAGAACTCAGTATATAGACTAAAGATCTTGATAACAAGAAGCcatattagtaatgattataAACGAGAGTT
The genomic region above belongs to Onychostoma macrolepis isolate SWU-2019 chromosome 01, ASM1243209v1, whole genome shotgun sequence and contains:
- the chst10 gene encoding carbohydrate sulfotransferase 10 isoform X2, which gives rise to MMRRHWLLVGACGWVLLILMFVSKFINFSFRIPGDYAERREMFVWTFPSVTTKHTSVQWPDKGASQPYILSSVGPSVVEPIDWQSVNEKRLELLSTVCRNSSMWNLTHTTVDKFVLDRIFVCDKHKILFCQTPKVGNTQWKKVLIVLNGMFSKVEAIPENLVHDHERNGLPRLSSMTDTEIRQRLNSYFKFFIVRDPFERLISAFKDKFVKNPRFEPWYKHDIAPAIIRKYRRSHHDDSDSVGLQFEDFVRYLGDKSGRQRLDRQFGDHIIHWLTYAELCAPCDISYNVVGHHETLERDAPYILKAAGIADLVSYPNIPPGITRYNRTKVERYFTGIGQRDVRRLYASYQGDFSLFDYQRPAFLLD
- the chst10 gene encoding carbohydrate sulfotransferase 10 isoform X3; protein product: MFVWTFPSVTTKHTSVQWPDKGASQPYILSSVGPSVVEPIDWQSVNEKRLELLSTVCRNSSMWNLTHTTVDKFVLDRIFVCDKHKILFCQTPKVGNTQWKKVLIVLNGMFSKVEAIPENLVHDHERNGLPRLSSMTDTEIRQRLNSYFKFFIVRDPFERLISAFKDKFVKNPRFEPWYKHDIAPAIIRKYRRSHHDDSDSVGLQFEDFVRYLGDKSGRQRLDRQFGDHIIHWLTYAELCAPCDISYNVVGHHETLERDAPYILKAAGIADLVSYPNIPPGITRYNRTKVERYFTGIGQRDVRRLYASYQGDFSLFDYQRPAFLLD